The DNA segment ACGATCAAAGCCATCGAACGGTGCGACGTGGCCATCATCCTGGTGGATGCACAGGATGGTGTCGAACATCAGGACCTGCGGATCATCGAAACGGCGATGGAGAAGCGGACGCCGGCGATCATCGCGGTGAACAAGTGGGACCTCGTGGAGAAGGACGACCGCACCGCGGCAGCCTACGAAAAGGCGATCCGCGAACGCCTCCGCATCTATGATTTCCTCCCGATCATGTTCGTCTCCGCACTCTCCAAGCAGCGCATCTATAAACTGATCGAGATGGCGAAGGAAGTGCGTGCGGAAGCACAGAAACGCATCTCCACGAGCCAGCTCAACGACCGGCTGCTCCCGGAAGTGACGGCACACCCGCCGCGCAGCAGGTCCGGGAAAGAGATCAAGATCAAGTTCATCACCCAGGTGAAGTCCGAACCTCCCGTGTTCGCGTTCTTCGCCAACGAACCGCAGCTGATCGAGGATTCCTACATCCGCTTCCTCGAGAACCGGCTGCGCGAGCAATTTGGCTTCACCGGCGTACCTCTCGTGATCTCTCTGAAGAAGAAATGACCCTCCCGCAACGCACGATCGTCGTGGTCGGGGGACTCGCGGCAGGTCCGAGTGCGGCAAGCAAAGCCGCGCGCACGGACCCGGATGCCCGCGTGGTCCTGCTGGAGCAGTCGGACACGATCTCCTACGGGATCTGCGAGCTGCCGTACTACGTCGGTGGCATCGTGCGTGCGGAAGACCTTGTCGTCCATACCGCGGAAAGCCTGAAGCGCGAGAAGGGCGTTGACGTCCTCCTGCATCACCGCGTCGAGGAGATCCGGACCGGCAACCGCCGCCTCATGGTGCGCGATATCAACGCGGGGAAGGCCGTGGAGATCGGTTACGACCGGTTGATCCTGGCAACCGGTGCAACGCCACGGCGGCTGGGGCTCGAGGGTGAAGATGGCGCGAATGTCTTCCACATCCGCTCGCTCGACAGCGCACACCAGCTCCGTCACTTCGTGGACGGCGCGCGGCCGCGCACGGCAGTGATCATCGGCGCAGGATTTGTCGGCGTCGAGATGGCCGAGGCTCTCCGTGAACGGCAGATCGATGTGACCCTCCTCGAGCGCGGGGAACTGCCGCTTGCCGGGATGGCACCGCAAGCCCGCGCTGCCATGCGCGATGTCCTCGTGAAACATGGCGTGCGGTTCTGCGGGAACGAATCGCCCGTCGCATTGGGGTCGCAGGATGGGAAGCGCGTGACCCATGTGCTCACGCCGCATGGTACGTATCCCGCTGAGGTGGTGGTTGTCGCAACAGGGGTCGTCCCGAACGTCGGCCTGGCCCGGCACGCGGGGATCACCATCGGCAGGTACGGCGGCATCCTCGCCGATCAGTGGCAGAAAACATCGGCGCACAATATCTATGCAGCGGGCGACTGCTGCGAGGTCCGCAATGTCGTGACGAACGGATGGTGTTACGTTCCGCTTGCCACGATCGCAAGCCGGGCAGGGTGGGTGGCGGGAACGAATGCAGCGGGAGGGCGGGCAAAGTTCGCCGGCGCACTCCGCGCGACGGCGGTCAAGGTATTCGACCATGAGGCCGTGCGCATCGGCCTGACGGAGGACGAAGCGAAGGGCGCGGGATTCATGCCTGTTGCGCAGACGGTGACCACGCCGTCGCGCGTTGGTATGATGCCGGGTGCATCGAAACTCACCGTGACGTTGATCGCCGATCGTTCATCCGGCCGCTTGCTGGGCGGGACGCTCTACGGGAAAGAAGGCGCCGTCCACCGGAGCCACGCTCTTGCCGTTGCTTTGCACCAGAAATTGACCGTGGATGCGTTCCGCGAGACCGACCTTGCGTACGCCCCGACGTTCAGTCCGCTGTGGGACCCGTTGCTTGTTGCTGCCAATGCTCTCTCCCGGGAGCTCCAATCCTCAGGACGCTCATGACCAACCTTACCATCATCGATCATCCGCTCATCAAGCGCGACGTTGCGATCCTCCGGGATGCAACAGCGTCGAACCATACGTTCCGTACCACCCTCAGGCGCATCTCCTCGATCATGGCCTTCACCGTCACGCATGACCTCCGCGTCCGGAAGACCAGAGTCCGCACTCCTCTGGAAGAGACGACCGGCTATGTGCTGGCCGACGATATCGTGATCGTACCCGTCCTGCGTGCCGGACTGGGGCTCATTGACGGGTTCCTGGACGTGTTGCCGGAGGCGCGTGTGGGGCATGTCGGGCTCTACCGGAACGAGCGGACGCTCGAGCCGGTGGATTACTACTCCAAATTCCCTCAAGGGCTTGCGAAAAGCCTCGTCATCCTCCTGGATCCCATGCTGGCAACGGGGGGGAGCGCATCGGCGGCCATCACGTTCCTGAAACGCCGTGGTGCACGGCGGATCCGCTTCGCCGCCCTCGTCGCCGCACCGGTCGGGGTGAAGCGCGTGGCCGCCAACCATCCCGATGTTTCGATGTATGCCGCGGTCCTCGACCGCAAGCTGAACGACCGGGGGTATATCCTGCCCGGACTCGGTGACGCGGGCGACCGGCTGTTCGGCACGGAATGACACCACTCCGGGGGCATCCGGCCCCCGGCCCTGTTCCCGTGTATCTTCCTTGACTCTCGCACACCGGCATCCTATATTTTTGAAGGT comes from the Ignavibacteriota bacterium genome and includes:
- a CDS encoding FAD-dependent oxidoreductase, whose protein sequence is MTLPQRTIVVVGGLAAGPSAASKAARTDPDARVVLLEQSDTISYGICELPYYVGGIVRAEDLVVHTAESLKREKGVDVLLHHRVEEIRTGNRRLMVRDINAGKAVEIGYDRLILATGATPRRLGLEGEDGANVFHIRSLDSAHQLRHFVDGARPRTAVIIGAGFVGVEMAEALRERQIDVTLLERGELPLAGMAPQARAAMRDVLVKHGVRFCGNESPVALGSQDGKRVTHVLTPHGTYPAEVVVVATGVVPNVGLARHAGITIGRYGGILADQWQKTSAHNIYAAGDCCEVRNVVTNGWCYVPLATIASRAGWVAGTNAAGGRAKFAGALRATAVKVFDHEAVRIGLTEDEAKGAGFMPVAQTVTTPSRVGMMPGASKLTVTLIADRSSGRLLGGTLYGKEGAVHRSHALAVALHQKLTVDAFRETDLAYAPTFSPLWDPLLVAANALSRELQSSGRS
- the upp gene encoding uracil phosphoribosyltransferase, with product MTNLTIIDHPLIKRDVAILRDATASNHTFRTTLRRISSIMAFTVTHDLRVRKTRVRTPLEETTGYVLADDIVIVPVLRAGLGLIDGFLDVLPEARVGHVGLYRNERTLEPVDYYSKFPQGLAKSLVILLDPMLATGGSASAAITFLKRRGARRIRFAALVAAPVGVKRVAANHPDVSMYAAVLDRKLNDRGYILPGLGDAGDRLFGTE